The DNA segment CCTTTAAGTAAGTCCGCACGGACGATTCAATTTGGTGGAAATCGCCATCGGCTGAGAAGCTCCACAGCAGTACGACAATGACGCCAAACGGGTCTCGAAAAATAACTTTTGGATAGGAGGAGAGCAGCTCGGCGGCAATGTTCTCGATGGCGAATAGATAGAGCTGGCGCTCACTCTCCTTCATCAGAGGCTGCGGAGTTGCAGACTCACGCAGACGAATCATGCCGAGCAGGCTCGGCGTGGTCACGGGCAATTGGAGAAAAGCCAGCTGCTCTACAATTTCCTCCTCCGTCATGCTGCCCTCCATCCATTCCTGGCAGAAGCGCTCCCGCAGCAGGGGATAGCTCTTTGTAATTTGCCGGGAGGCGGTTTGTAAATGCTGCTGTTGAATCGCCTCTTCCTCTAGCTCATTCCTAACCTGGCGCAGTACCTTTTCCAGTTGTGCCGGGTTGGCGGGCTTCAGAATATAGTCCTTTACCTGGAGGCGGATTGCTGTTTGGGCATAGGTGAATTCATCATGGCCGGTAATAATAACGATTTTGCAATCAGGCAATGCTTTGCGAATATGCTTCATCAGCTCGATTCCATCCATAATTGGCATGTTGAGATCGACAAGCAGAATGTTGACTCGATGCTTTAGTGCCAGCTCCAGCGCTTCTTCGCCATCTTCGGCCTCCGCGACGACATTCAGCCGCAGCTGCTCCCAATCGACGCTTTCTCGAATGCCTTCTCGGATGATGAATTCATCGTCGGCAATGAGCACCTTCCAACAATACTCTGTGGAAAGCGACTTCTCTTTTATCATCAACGATCAACTCCATTTAGATTGTACTCGTCCCGTATAAGCGGGTGGGTTACCGTTACCACAGTTCCCTCGCCTAACGTACTGGCGAGGCTCAGACCATACTTGTCGCCGAAGGTAAGTCGCAGGCGGGCCTGAACATTCAAGATGCCGTATCCCTTTGTCTCTTGCCCCCGCCTCACGGCTCCGGCCGTTTGATTCGCCCAATCCTCCCGAGGAGATCTACCGGCACCAGGCTCAGCTTCGGAGCTAACCACCTGTTCCAGAGCGCGATGAAGCTTCGAGAGCTGTTCTTCTGTCATGCCTTTGCCGTTATCGCGAATCGTCATCACTAAATTACTTCCTTGTTCCTTAGCTTCAACTTCAATCAATCCCGGCCCGCGGCGTTCTTTAATTCCATGATAAATGGCATTTTCCACGATTGGCTGAAGGATCAGCTTCAGCACGCTAAGCTCCTGAACCGCCGGATCGACCATCAGCACATAATCTAATTTATTCTGATATCGCACATGCTGGATTTGTAAATAACTGCGAATATGCTCGATTTCATCGGATAATGGGATGATGACATTACCCTTACTTAGTCCGATTCGGAACAGCTTTGAAAGCGACTCCGCCATTTCGGCGATATCTACGGCGCCTTTGCGGCGGGCCACCCAGTGAATCGTATCCAGCGTATTGTATAGAAAATGGGGTTTAATATGCGCTTGAAGGCTGCTTAACTCGGCCTCGCGCTTTTGTTGTTCCTGCCGTTCGGTCAAGGAAATGAGCCGATTGATCTGCAGGAGCATTTCATTGAAACGGCGGCCCAGCAAGCCGATTTCATCCGAACGATCGCCCCAATATCGGATTGTTAAATCTCCAGATTGTGCCTTTTGCATAAAGGACATCAATTGCCCGATCGGTCTGGAGATCGAATGAGCCAGGTAGAAGGAGGCTGTCATCCCAAGAAGGCAGACGACAAACACGAAGCTGACGACATAGAAGCGTATTTCCCGTATCTCTAAAATCGAATCCTCGGTAGCGAACACGCCGACCGTCGTCCAATTTGTGAACGGGGATACCCGATAGATGAACTGCAGCTTACGTCCGTCGGCCTGATGGGAATGCGTGCCCGAGCTATCTTTATTCAGCCATTCCAGTGGAATATGCTCAATGTACGGGTCGGAAGGAGCGTAGATGAGCTCGCCGTTGCTGTCGATGACCGTAAGGTAGCCTGTTTTTCCAAGTCGGACGTCCTGTGCCGTTTCCGCAATGACTCTCAGCTTCAGATCGATCAGGACGACCCCTTTTACCTGCTGCGTATCGGGATCAAGGATCGCTCTTACCGCCGAAACGACCTCACTGTTCTTATAGTTGACATGATTTGTGACATTGCGTTCGTTCGGATGGCCGACGATTTTGAATATCCCTTTATTGCGGACGGCTTCCTGGTACCAAGACTCGCGAGTTAAGTCGCTCTCCGTCCGTGCATACATTTCGTTGCTGATATATTTGCCGTCGCTGTTGACGATCATGATACCGGCGACTTCTGAGTGAAGCGTCGTGAAACCCTGCAGGAATTTGCGGATATCGTAATGATCTTCCTCCTGGGCAGACTCTTGCAAGGAACCCAGTTCGCGATCGGACTCCAGAAAACGCTGGACATCAGGATTGAAGGCAACAAGGAATGTCATGTTCTGCAAATTTTCCACATACGTTTCCAACGATTCATTGACCTTACCGATGAGCTGTAGCGTGTTGTTCGTAACCTGGCGATCCAGAACACGATCCACCGTCCAGTGAATAAGGAACCCGAGGCCGATTGACGGAAGGATGCTGATCAGCAAAAAGTGGATGATTAGCTTATAGCGAATCGGTAAGTTATTAAATGACAAGTGACGTATTCCCGCTGACTTAAAATTATTTCGCATAGTAGTCATCCACATTATGCCGCGTCACTACGGTAATTCCGGTATCCACTTGTTCGGGAACGGGGGGCATGCCTGCGATTTGCGCGGTGTTCCGATCATGTCCCAGGGAGAAGAGGAACTGGAGCGACCAATAACCCATATTCCAGGTGCCCTGGGCCATAGTAGCGGAAATATCCCCGTTCTTCACGAGATCCAGCGTGCCTTTGTCGGTGTCGAAGCTAATAATTTTTGGCCGCTGATCTCGGCCATTTTCTCGTACAGCCTCAGCTACACCGATACCGCCATTCGCTTCCGTGGCAAAAATGCCGGCGATATCGGGATAGTCCTGCAAAATTTCCTCTGCCGATTGTCTGGAGTAAATTTGATCCCCTTTGCCATTTTTTACGGCAACGACTTTCATTTCAGGATAATCCCTCTGAATCGTCGCTAGAAATCCGTCGGTTCTTTCCTGGTGGTTCTGTTGGTTCGGTGTCGTGACGACGGCGACTTGACCGCTTTCGTTCGTCAGCTCCGCCATTTTTTGCGCTGCCCGGACCCCGGAGGAATAATTATTTGTGCCTAGAAAAGAATAAGCTTTGCTTCCAGGGGCGTCGGAATCGAAGAGGACGACAGGAATACCGGCATCGACCGCCTTATTGATCGTTTCCGTCAAGTCGACAGGGTGTATGGCTGAAATTGCGATGCCGGCAGGCCTTTTGGCGATGATTTGCTCCAGCACGGTGATCTGCTCATGGATGTCACGCTGCGTCGAGCCACGGTATTCCACGGATACATTGAGCGCCTGTGCCGCATCCTCAAAGCCCTTTAAGCTGCTTTTCCAATAATCGATCCCCATTTGAAAGGTGACCATCACATATTTCTCATCGATTTCGCCGCGCAAGCCAGCGGTCTTCCACTGTTCATTAAGCTGACTTTGAGATCTGTAATCCAACACATACAGCAGGAAAAAGCCGATCAGTAGTAAGTATACGATCCAAATCTTTTTCACATTGAAACCCCTTTCATAACTTGAGCTTGGACAACATCATACTACGAAATGCTGCCGAAATGTATCCCTTATTCTTTAAGTAGCGTAGCTTTGTAATGTACTGCAACGTACAAAAGGCCGTCTCTAACGCAGAAATCTCTCTGCGGCTAAAGACAGCCCAAGGCTGAATTACGTCCTATGTTTAGGTGACACCATCCTCCCATTTACTCCTTTATCGCGACCTTTTCCGCCTCGTCTGCTTGCTTGCTCTCTTTGCTGGCCCTTGATTCTTTGTTTTCGATTTCGTGCACATCGTACAGCACCCGCGCGAGCAAGTCCTGACTGTAGTTGCCGAAATGCTTGCCGTAAATGGTTAACCCTCTTTTGTTGACCGGCTTGTCGGTGACTGCGATTCTGAAGGTCAGCTCGCTCTTGTAATCCAACTGGATCTGGTCGATCGTAACATCTGAAATACGGCATCCGTCAATGAAGCTGCCTTCGTGATTGATACGGATCAGCTTTAACATGCCGTACTGATTCAAATGGGGCGGCCACCAGTCAGGGTTGAAGGTTCCCCGTGCATCACCAAAATCGCCTGGACTTGTCCAGGAACCGATTTCGATTCCATTGACATAGAAATAGATGTCGGATGGATAATTATCGTTGAAACCAGGTGCTTCCGAGCTCAGCTCCATTGAGAATTGAATTTCACGGAACGTTTGATTCGGCTTCAAATAATTAGGAATCCGGTATTCCAGGAATCCGTCAGCAAGCCAAATGATTTCTGAATCGATGCGCTGCGGATCGGCGAAATAGCGAGGGTCGTCAAAGTCGCCGATAATGCTGTCTTTGGTCGCTAATCCACAGGTAGGAACTGCCTGGTAATCACTGTAGTGCCCAACCTGAATTTCGACTTCATATAAATTTTCGACATCCTTGCTGCGTAGATCGACCATCAGCTTATCTTTGTTCAAATAACAAATTTTCTGAATTCCGTGCTTGCCTACCGTCGTATTGATTTCAATAAGCCCGCTTTCCTCGAGCTTCCGAATATGCATCGTGATAGCCCCGTTGCTCAAATTAAGCTTGTTAGCCAGATCATTCAGATTCAAGGACTGATTGTTTGCTAACAGCTCGAGAATCTGAATTCGAATTTCCGAGCCTAAAGCCTTGAATATATCGATCCCACTCATTAGATCTTTAATATAGATCATCTACCGTACCAGCCTCCGAAAAAATAATTTCATTCCGTTTGTTTCAAATAATTATAAACCAACAATTCTAAAAATGAAAGCAATTAATTAAATAATGTAATATTAATGCATTATGAGACAAATTTTTACATAATAATGTGATATTATTTTATATTAATATAAAGTTTACCTATAAGTGAGTCAGTGAAAAGACGACAAAAGGCGAGTTTTATTAAATATATCGGTTTTTGGACGGAATAATTTTATGCAAACATAAAAAGATTTATATGGATATGTTTACAATGAGTTTTCTATATGCTACTTTATAGCTGTAAGCGGATTCATTTGGAAAAAATGCAATCAGTTCATAATTACTTGAAACAAGGGGGTAATAAA comes from the Paenibacillus lentus genome and includes:
- a CDS encoding ArsR/SmtB family transcription factor, encoding MIYIKDLMSGIDIFKALGSEIRIQILELLANNQSLNLNDLANKLNLSNGAITMHIRKLEESGLIEINTTVGKHGIQKICYLNKDKLMVDLRSKDVENLYEVEIQVGHYSDYQAVPTCGLATKDSIIGDFDDPRYFADPQRIDSEIIWLADGFLEYRIPNYLKPNQTFREIQFSMELSSEAPGFNDNYPSDIYFYVNGIEIGSWTSPGDFGDARGTFNPDWWPPHLNQYGMLKLIRINHEGSFIDGCRISDVTIDQIQLDYKSELTFRIAVTDKPVNKRGLTIYGKHFGNYSQDLLARVLYDVHEIENKESRASKESKQADEAEKVAIKE
- a CDS encoding response regulator; this encodes MIKEKSLSTEYCWKVLIADDEFIIREGIRESVDWEQLRLNVVAEAEDGEEALELALKHRVNILLVDLNMPIMDGIELMKHIRKALPDCKIVIITGHDEFTYAQTAIRLQVKDYILKPANPAQLEKVLRQVRNELEEEAIQQQHLQTASRQITKSYPLLRERFCQEWMEGSMTEEEIVEQLAFLQLPVTTPSLLGMIRLRESATPQPLMKESERQLYLFAIENIAAELLSSYPKVIFRDPFGVIVVLLWSFSADGDFHQIESSVRTYLKVPVDIHLAEGENGLTSMPAVYRKCKSTVLKETAISPLVRRAKQYMLEHYGDCTLTLESMAQQLQTSPVYLSRMIKQELDASFNGYLTQIRIRRASQLLNGTDLTIAEIARQVGYETQHYFSTAFKRTTGTSPLQYRKGGAAQDE
- a CDS encoding cache domain-containing sensor histidine kinase — encoded protein: MRNNFKSAGIRHLSFNNLPIRYKLIIHFLLISILPSIGLGFLIHWTVDRVLDRQVTNNTLQLIGKVNESLETYVENLQNMTFLVAFNPDVQRFLESDRELGSLQESAQEEDHYDIRKFLQGFTTLHSEVAGIMIVNSDGKYISNEMYARTESDLTRESWYQEAVRNKGIFKIVGHPNERNVTNHVNYKNSEVVSAVRAILDPDTQQVKGVVLIDLKLRVIAETAQDVRLGKTGYLTVIDSNGELIYAPSDPYIEHIPLEWLNKDSSGTHSHQADGRKLQFIYRVSPFTNWTTVGVFATEDSILEIREIRFYVVSFVFVVCLLGMTASFYLAHSISRPIGQLMSFMQKAQSGDLTIRYWGDRSDEIGLLGRRFNEMLLQINRLISLTERQEQQKREAELSSLQAHIKPHFLYNTLDTIHWVARRKGAVDIAEMAESLSKLFRIGLSKGNVIIPLSDEIEHIRSYLQIQHVRYQNKLDYVLMVDPAVQELSVLKLILQPIVENAIYHGIKERRGPGLIEVEAKEQGSNLVMTIRDNGKGMTEEQLSKLHRALEQVVSSEAEPGAGRSPREDWANQTAGAVRRGQETKGYGILNVQARLRLTFGDKYGLSLASTLGEGTVVTVTHPLIRDEYNLNGVDR
- a CDS encoding substrate-binding domain-containing protein, whose product is MKKIWIVYLLLIGFFLLYVLDYRSQSQLNEQWKTAGLRGEIDEKYVMVTFQMGIDYWKSSLKGFEDAAQALNVSVEYRGSTQRDIHEQITVLEQIIAKRPAGIAISAIHPVDLTETINKAVDAGIPVVLFDSDAPGSKAYSFLGTNNYSSGVRAAQKMAELTNESGQVAVVTTPNQQNHQERTDGFLATIQRDYPEMKVVAVKNGKGDQIYSRQSAEEILQDYPDIAGIFATEANGGIGVAEAVRENGRDQRPKIISFDTDKGTLDLVKNGDISATMAQGTWNMGYWSLQFLFSLGHDRNTAQIAGMPPVPEQVDTGITVVTRHNVDDYYAK